Proteins encoded together in one Mus caroli chromosome 4, CAROLI_EIJ_v1.1, whole genome shotgun sequence window:
- the Smim1 gene encoding small integral membrane protein 1 codes for MQSQESGVHYSRWDSSSRDEVSMTAMSSSEEASCYRRISQKLCSGKLGIAMKVLGGVALFWIIFILGYITGYYVHKCK; via the exons ATGCAGTCCCAGGAGAGTGGTGTTCACTACAGCAGGTGGGACAGCAGCAGCCGGGATGAAGTCAGCATGACCGCCATGTCCAGCTCGGAAGAGGCCTCATGCTATAGGAG GAtctcccagaagctgtgctcTGGCAAGCTGGGGATAGCCATGAAGGTGCTGGGTGGAGTGGCCCTCTTCTGGATCATCTTCATCCTGGGCTACATCACTGGCTACTACGTGCACAAGTGCAAATAA
- the Ccdc27 gene encoding coiled-coil domain-containing protein 27 has product MKQENLPQECCSTSPKISKGLMVLQSIASRGWDTQDSEKKPQSTQQSFKKSSQAAAGCFYGKEDKIKKLTKHNSFLSEMEDMRKAFLMRPGCPQFSTRTTSVSHVGSATMVDLPRTCSGVWKSTEDHPLDRLGSANSVDGRLFPFSKSACELNYPRKRSEPSDLSPTGSPTVVKKSQRTRMPWYISVIHEKDHSLLLMGEELQRFSEMESQMQKKDQEILTLQKEKEALKKQLKNLLRGKGTETSSASIRMDRSFETPLKLGRMSVLKTIYKEEDELQHWMQMQEEYSMAESSKELHMEPGSAVEEKSSEGPPEEAAGAKLSRASQSKTETRLEVGPEEEEEEEEEGDEAKGTEEGERSVDEEEASWELREEEECHPKRSYSMTESFEEELMAQLEEYERMLMDFQSELEFTRSRYSLATGTITSLQRQTDFQESQLRKVTTENELLEKELRERKQQLQDMTDKFSNLREEKKHQEIMGLIEKENLVLRQQVADLKMDLVSSEQTIKELNTQTKELEDQVNTNKDHLRRWKDLHDDLQTRNEIIQQTEQQTHVVLEATQARYEKLRNKIIQAVFSVSGNKNLSMELSDSYILESLQRIISERSDFYSQLKQKGVKVPPLQQSDVSLPGKIKKMASK; this is encoded by the exons ATGAAGCAGGAGAACTTGCCTCAGGAATGCTGCTCCACATCCCCCAAGATCAGCAAGGGCCTGATGGTGCTTCAGAGCATAGCCAGCCGGGGCTGGGACACACAGGACTCAGAGAAGAAACCACAAAGTACCCAGCAAAGCTTCAAAAAGTCAAGCCAGGCGGCCGCCGGATGCTTCTATGGCAAAGAG GACAAGATCAAGAAACTCACCAAACACAACAGCTTTTTGTCTGAAATGGAAGATATGAGAAAAGCCTTCCTCATGCGGCCTGGGTGTCCCCAGTTCAGTACCAGGACAACATCCGTGTCTCACGTGG GTTCTGCCACTATGGTTGATCTCCCAAGGACCTGCTCTGGAGTTTGGAAGTCGACTGAAGACCATCCCCTAGACAGGCTGGGCTCTGCCAACAGTGTGGATG gGAGGCTCTTTCCATTCAGCAAGAGTGCTTGTGAGCTCAACTACCCACGGAAGAGGAGTGAGCCCTCAGACCTGAGTCCCACCGGCAGCCCCACTGTGGTCAAGAAGTCCCAGAGAACCAGAATGCCCTGGTATATCTCAGTCATCCATGAGAAG GATCACTCTCTGCTCCTGATGGGAGAAGAGCTCCAGCGTTTCTCCGAGATGGAGAGCCAGATGCAGAAGAAAGATCAGGAGATCCTGACGCtccagaaggagaaggaggccCTGAAGAAGCAGCTGAAGAACCTGCTCAGAGGCAAAGGCACAGAAACCTCTTCAGCTTCCATCAGGATG GACCGGTCCTTTGAGACGCCCCTGAAGCTGGGGAGGATGAGTGTGCTGAAGACCATATACAAAGAAGAGGATGAGCTACAACACTGGATGCAG atgcaGGAGGAATATAGCATGGCGGAGAGTAGCAAGGAGCTGCACATGGAACCAGGAAGCGCCGTAGAGGAAAAGAGCTCTGAGGGGCCACCCGAGGAGGCTGCAGGTGCCAAGCTGAGCAGGGCCAGCCAGAGCAAGACCGAGACTCGGCTGGAGGTGGGccccgaggaggaggaggaagaggaggaggagggtgacgaAGCAAAAGGaactgaggagggagagagatcgGTGGATGAGGAAGAGGCATCATGGGAGCtgcgggaggaggaggaatgtcaCCCCAAGAGGTCCTACTCCATGACGGAGTCTTTTGAGGAGGAGCTGATGGCTCAGCTGGAGGAGTACGAACGGATGTTGATGGACTTCCAGAGTGAGCTGGAATTCACTAGGTCCAGATATTCTCTGGCTACAG GGACCATCACATCTTTGCAGCGGCAAACTGACTTCCAAGAGTCTCAGCTGCGGAAGGTCACCACGGAGAACgagctgctggagaaggagctccGGGAACGGAAGCAGCAGCTACAAGACATGACAGACAAG TTCTCCAACCTCCGGGAGGAAAAGAAGCATCAGGAGATAATGGGACTCATTGAGAAGGAAAACCTGGTCCTCCGACAG CAAGTTGCAGACTTGAAGATGGATCTCGTCAGCAGTGAGCAGACTATTAAAGAGCTGAACACCCAAACCAAAGAGCTGGAAGATCAGGTTAACACCAACAAGGACCACCTGAGGCGGTGGAAGGATTTGCATGATGACCTACAGACACGTAATGAGATCATCCAACAGACAGAGCAACAAACTCATGTGGTCCTGGAGGCCACCCAGGCCAGG TATGAGAAGCTAAGAAATAAGATCATCCAGGCGGTCTTCAGTGTCAGTGGGAACAAGAACTTGTCCATGGAACTCTCTGATAGCTACATCCTGGAATCCCTGCAG AGGATCATCTCGGAGAGGAGTGACTTCTACAGTCAGCTGAAGCAAAAGGGCGTGAAGGTGCCCCCACTACAGCAGTCAGATGTCTCCCTGCCCGGCAAGATCAAGAAGATGGCATCCAAGTGA